Proteins from a genomic interval of Antedon mediterranea chromosome 5, ecAntMedi1.1, whole genome shotgun sequence:
- the LOC140049691 gene encoding adhesion G protein-coupled receptor L4-like, with protein MVLMYIESGDVLNGPGNDVPLDNTVGLASGNVVHSYLVSGVLSISIYRENDKVDAQVMYSLPIVPLNDSSEYEAKYDCVFFDLLPSKWSTRGCHVRNVTERFVRCFCSHLTSFSVLMQISKNELRKDDEVINTWITIVGLSLSIVTLSINLLIYLLLRNKLNMRYKIHINLIICTLGVDILFLSVLNQINRKVLCKTVSILLHYLVLCMFMWMLAEAIFLVLKVVYNKSKRFKLVHYMLFCYVTPAFIVAMVITFNHECYVTDTVCWLKVSCRLVVVIPACLIIGINILVLGKMVHVIYKRSGSIVTKPPKKQNEYKQLRNAVRGSFVLLPILGVTWIIGVLNIDSTTSVMVYLFNILNSLQGIFLFVVCCLLDNQIMDPLMKLIAKHTPGKNRVNISNQEENVIRRTDAFITGHV; from the exons ATGGTTTTGATGTATATTGAAAGTGGCGATGTGCTCAATGGGCCTGGTAATGATGTACCTTTAGATAACACCGT AGGATTAGCATCAGGGAACGTTGTTCATTCATACCTAGTCAGTGGTGTGCTCTCCATAAGTATTTATAGAGAAAATGACAAAGTAGATGCCCAAGTGATGTACTCTCTTCCAATTGTTCCACTAAAC GATTCCTCAGAATATGAAGCGAAGTATGATTGCGTATTCTTTGATCTTCTACCGAG CAAATGGTCAACAAGAGGTTGTCATGTGCGAAATGTCACAGAGAGGTTTGTTCGTTGTTTCTGTTCTCATCTGACGAGTTTTTCAGTGTTAATGCAGATTTCAAAAAATGAG TTACGGAAAGATGACGAAGTTATAAACACATGGATTACAATAGTCGGATTGAGCTTGTCGATTGTGACGCTGTCTATCAATCTACTAATCTACCTATTACTGAG GAACAAGTTAAACATGCGTTACAAGATCCATATCAACCTCATCATTTGTACATTAGGagttgatatactatttttatcaGTTCTCAACCAAATAAACCGTAAG gtgTTATGTAAGACAGTTTCAATCCTCCTGCATTATCTTGTTCTGTGCATGTTTATGTGGATGCTGGCAGAAGCTATTTTCTTGGTTTTAAAAGTAGTATACAACAAGTCTAAAAGATTCAAGCTAGTGCATTACATGTTGTTCTGCTACGTGACGCCTGCGTTCATTGTTGCCATGGTTATAACTTTTAATCATGAATGCTACGTCACTGATACCGT ATGCTGGCTTAAAGTTTCGTGTCGCTTGGTTGTTGTTATCCCAGCTTGCTTGATTATTGGG ATAAACATATTAGTGTTGGGTAAAATGGTACATGTGATTTATAAAAGATCTGGATCAATTGTGACTAAGCCTCCTAAAAAGCAAAACGAGTACAAACAATTAAG GAATGCCGTTAGAGGAAGCTTTGTTCTTCTTCCAATTCTTGGTGTTACATGGATAATCGGAGTTTTAAACATCGACTCAACAACCAGTGTGATGGTATATCTCTTCAATATACTCAACTCGTTACAGGGGATATTTCTGTTTGTGGTTTGCTGTCTTCTGGATAACCAG attatgGATCCACTAATGAAGCTGATTGCAAAACACACTCCAGGCAAGAATCGAGTAAACATCAGTAATCAG GAAGAAAATGTGATTCGCAGAACCGATGCGTTTATAACAGGCCACGTGTGA